Proteins encoded within one genomic window of Brachybacterium muris:
- the mnhG gene encoding monovalent cation/H(+) antiporter subunit G has product MTIAEILASVLIIAGTVLAVVAAVGLNRFNDVLTRIHAASKPQTLGLMLVLAGAAIAAGSWALAAMMLVVMLAQMTTVPVASAMVGRAAFRRGFVRGGQYAVDDLTPRLAAEDDEDDDEDGFIDEGDDDHQGLSGEEDRFPENVVETSSEGSDLTLPNWGEPEAGTAESDDDSLDVDLADETEREAEEVAERDRR; this is encoded by the coding sequence ATGACCATCGCCGAGATCCTCGCCAGCGTGCTGATCATCGCCGGGACCGTGCTCGCCGTGGTCGCCGCCGTCGGCCTGAACAGGTTCAACGACGTGCTCACCCGTATCCACGCCGCTTCCAAGCCGCAGACCCTCGGCCTGATGCTGGTGCTGGCCGGTGCCGCCATCGCCGCGGGCTCCTGGGCGCTGGCCGCGATGATGCTGGTGGTGATGCTGGCTCAGATGACGACCGTGCCGGTCGCCAGCGCGATGGTGGGCCGTGCCGCGTTCCGTCGCGGCTTCGTGCGCGGAGGCCAGTACGCCGTGGACGACCTCACCCCGCGCCTGGCGGCGGAGGACGATGAGGACGACGACGAGGACGGCTTCATCGACGAGGGGGACGACGACCATCAGGGCCTCTCCGGCGAGGAGGACCGCTTTCCCGAGAACGTCGTGGAGACCTCCTCGGAGGGCTCCGACCTCACCCTGCCGAACTGGGGGGAGCCGGAGGCCGGTACCGCCGAGTCCGACGACGACAGCCTGGACGTGGACCTCGCCGACGAGACCGAGCGGGAGGCCGAGGAGGTCGCCGAGCGCGACCGTCGCTGA
- a CDS encoding Na+/H+ antiporter subunit E, translated as MKRRFLDLPKNWVGLLVSVIFWCMLWGGVDAKNVLGGILAATIVFVLFPMPPTGHEITIRPLRFVYFVGVFLFDMVKSAIEVAWYSIRPAPQPLNSVIAVKLRSRSDLFLTGTGMLSTLIPGSVVVEAQRATGTLFLHVIGAEDEEQAEQARQRVLEQEERLLWAMARREILEEAGLR; from the coding sequence ATGAAGCGCCGCTTCCTGGACCTGCCCAAAAACTGGGTGGGCCTGCTGGTCTCGGTGATCTTCTGGTGCATGCTCTGGGGTGGGGTCGACGCCAAGAACGTGCTGGGTGGCATCCTCGCGGCCACCATCGTTTTCGTGCTGTTCCCGATGCCGCCCACCGGGCACGAGATCACCATTCGCCCCCTGCGCTTCGTGTACTTCGTGGGCGTGTTCCTGTTCGACATGGTGAAGTCCGCGATCGAGGTGGCTTGGTACTCGATCCGGCCCGCCCCGCAGCCGCTGAACTCCGTGATCGCGGTGAAGCTGCGTTCCCGCTCCGACCTGTTCCTCACGGGCACCGGCATGCTGTCCACCCTGATCCCCGGTTCGGTGGTCGTGGAGGCGCAGCGCGCCACCGGCACCCTGTTCCTGCACGTGATCGGCGCGGAGGACGAGGAGCAGGCCGAGCAGGCCCGCCAGCGGGTGCTCGAGCAGGAGGAGCGCCTGCTGTGGGCCATGGCCCGCCGCGAGATCCTCGAGGAGGCGGGGCTGCGATGA
- the istA gene encoding IS21 family transposase: protein MVRKIRAKLVLQLRAEGLSGRAISSSQGMSRKSVRAVFEAADAAGIGWGDIADVADEQVYARLFPGRGEHESVFAQPDWEQVHREMARVGVTLKLLHGEYFDATTAAGDPAMGYDRFCRTYQHHVMVTGAASRVGHKAGQSVEVDWSGPTMELADPVTGEVSKVFLFVACLPFSRYAFCFPALDMRQESWLRAHVAMFEALGGTVPRIVPDNLKTGVVKHPREGEIVLNDAYREMAAHYSAAVLPGRVRKPKDKASVENTVAHVATWVIAGLRDQRFTSLPELAAAIGQRMEAYNAEPFQKRPGSRASVFDAEERPLLTPLPAVPYEISTWHYGRRVGRNGHVTFARNFYSAPFAHIGAKVDLRITARTLEIYQGSQRLTSHLLLPETASNEYRTNDADLPAGERFQAWDAQRVRAWADRVGPATVIVIQRIFESVPIVEQGLDPALAVLRLSRRFSVDRVEAACALALTGRVRSPRYAHLHPILATGQDKVAALRPPREEPAEDGGYVRGADYYAGGVR from the coding sequence GTCGCCGATGAGCAGGTGTATGCCCGGTTGTTCCCGGGCCGGGGCGAGCACGAGAGCGTGTTCGCACAGCCGGACTGGGAACAGGTCCATCGAGAGATGGCCAGGGTCGGCGTGACGCTGAAGCTGTTGCACGGCGAGTACTTCGACGCGACCACGGCGGCTGGGGATCCGGCGATGGGGTATGACCGGTTTTGCCGCACCTACCAGCACCACGTCATGGTCACCGGTGCCGCTTCGAGAGTCGGTCACAAGGCCGGCCAGAGCGTGGAGGTCGACTGGTCCGGCCCCACGATGGAGCTGGCCGATCCGGTCACCGGCGAGGTCTCGAAGGTGTTCTTGTTCGTTGCCTGCCTGCCTTTTTCTCGTTACGCGTTCTGCTTCCCGGCGCTGGATATGCGCCAGGAGTCCTGGCTGCGAGCGCACGTAGCGATGTTCGAGGCGCTGGGCGGGACGGTCCCGAGGATCGTTCCGGACAACCTCAAGACCGGTGTGGTGAAGCACCCCCGCGAGGGCGAGATCGTCCTGAACGATGCGTATCGCGAGATGGCAGCGCATTACTCGGCGGCGGTGCTCCCGGGGAGGGTGCGGAAACCGAAAGACAAGGCGAGCGTGGAGAACACCGTCGCGCACGTCGCGACCTGGGTCATCGCCGGGCTGCGGGATCAGCGATTCACGTCCCTGCCCGAACTTGCAGCCGCCATCGGGCAGCGGATGGAGGCCTATAACGCGGAGCCGTTCCAGAAGCGGCCCGGATCCCGCGCCAGCGTGTTCGACGCGGAGGAGCGGCCGCTGCTGACGCCGCTGCCGGCGGTGCCCTACGAGATCTCGACATGGCACTACGGACGACGAGTGGGCAGGAACGGGCACGTCACGTTCGCGCGGAACTTCTACTCCGCGCCGTTCGCGCACATCGGCGCGAAGGTCGATCTGCGCATCACGGCCCGGACGCTGGAGATCTATCAGGGCAGCCAGCGACTGACCAGTCACCTGCTGCTCCCGGAGACCGCGAGCAATGAGTACCGCACCAACGACGCGGACCTACCTGCGGGCGAGCGTTTCCAGGCCTGGGACGCGCAGAGGGTGCGGGCGTGGGCAGATCGGGTCGGGCCGGCCACGGTGATCGTGATCCAGCGGATCTTCGAGTCCGTGCCGATCGTGGAACAGGGCCTGGATCCCGCGTTGGCGGTGCTACGGCTCTCTCGCCGCTTCTCCGTAGATCGGGTCGAGGCGGCCTGCGCACTCGCGCTGACGGGACGGGTCCGTTCACCGCGCTATGCGCATCTGCACCCGATCTTGGCCACCGGGCAGGACAAGGTCGCCGCCCTGCGTCCACCCCGCGAGGAACCCGCGGAAGACGGCGGATACGTCCGTGGCGCCGACTACTACGCCGGAGGTGTCCGGTGA
- a CDS encoding formate--tetrahydrofolate ligase codes for MIALNRFPTDTEAELDAVLEWAKEQGFRAALSEVWAKGGEGGLAVADEVLAAFEDGSEFHHLYDPEAGVEESLRTLAREIYGADDVVFSDKAPAALRTLKKNRWDKLPVCVAKTQYSFSDDPKALGAPTGHVLHVRDLVPRIGAGFVVALTGSIMTMPGLPKEPAALRMGVNEDGEAFGLF; via the coding sequence GTGATCGCCCTGAACCGCTTCCCCACCGACACCGAGGCCGAGCTGGATGCCGTGCTGGAATGGGCGAAGGAGCAGGGCTTCCGGGCGGCACTGTCCGAGGTGTGGGCCAAGGGCGGCGAGGGCGGTCTCGCTGTGGCCGACGAAGTGCTGGCCGCCTTCGAGGACGGCTCCGAGTTCCACCACCTCTACGACCCGGAGGCCGGGGTCGAGGAGTCCCTGCGCACCCTGGCCCGTGAGATCTACGGGGCCGACGACGTGGTCTTCTCCGACAAGGCCCCTGCCGCGCTGCGCACCCTGAAGAAGAACCGCTGGGACAAGCTCCCAGTGTGTGTCGCGAAGACCCAGTACTCCTTCTCCGATGATCCCAAGGCGCTCGGGGCACCCACCGGGCACGTGCTGCACGTGCGCGACCTGGTGCCGCGCATCGGCGCCGGCTTCGTGGTGGCCCTGACCGGGTCGATCATGACGATGCCGGGCCTGCCCAAGGAGCCCGCCGCACTGCGCATGGGCGTGAACGAGGACGGGGAGGCCTTCGGCCTGTTCTGA
- a CDS encoding ATP-binding protein: MSVIDNDTKRKLREMGATALLDAIDAQDEAHVLGMSFQERLQLIVDEAHSIFNHGKVEGLIRRAGLRYPGADLRRLDLVEERGLNRNVIAQLATCSFIQRQQNVVFQGFTGSGKSYLGCALAKQACQHRLRAHYIRMPDLEEAWALAKDKPQGQTKFLRKYSTFSLLVIDEWLLDHPDEGMRSMLLELLERRYDTGSTVFCTQYPKKDWHARLGGAVHADAIMDRIVHNTIWIDTGDRNMREHTALPQ; this comes from the coding sequence GTGAGCGTGATCGATAACGACACGAAGCGGAAGCTGCGCGAGATGGGCGCGACCGCGCTGCTGGACGCGATCGATGCCCAGGATGAGGCTCACGTGCTGGGGATGTCGTTCCAGGAACGGCTCCAGCTGATCGTGGACGAGGCGCATTCCATCTTCAATCATGGAAAGGTCGAGGGTCTGATCCGCCGGGCGGGGCTGCGTTATCCCGGAGCGGACCTGCGGCGGCTGGATCTGGTCGAGGAACGGGGACTGAACCGGAACGTGATCGCGCAACTGGCAACCTGCTCCTTCATCCAGCGGCAACAGAACGTGGTCTTCCAGGGCTTCACCGGCTCAGGGAAGTCCTACCTCGGCTGCGCGCTGGCGAAGCAGGCCTGCCAGCACCGGCTCCGAGCCCACTACATCCGAATGCCCGACCTCGAAGAGGCCTGGGCCCTGGCAAAGGACAAGCCGCAGGGCCAGACGAAGTTCCTGCGGAAGTACTCCACGTTCTCGCTGCTGGTGATCGACGAGTGGCTGCTGGACCATCCTGACGAGGGAATGCGTTCGATGCTGCTGGAACTGCTCGAGCGCCGCTATGACACCGGCTCGACCGTGTTCTGCACCCAGTACCCGAAGAAGGACTGGCACGCCCGGCTCGGTGGAGCAGTCCACGCCGATGCGATCATGGACCGCATCGTGCACAACACAATCTGGATCGACACCGGCGACAGGAACATGCGAGAACACACCGCACTGCCCCAGTGA
- a CDS encoding monovalent cation/H+ antiporter complex subunit F, with the protein MTPFEIVLLVCGAVLAVTSVSVVYRMIVGPTILDRAVSNDVLVVLVVMAMALYTAHTGAGWAGPAMLAMTGLAFISTVTFARFVAREVAAGQREMRRHSEEPDTTSGPLEAVHLHRGDGGPENHMMATAEHPERGTFGVDDATAAGSGDRAGEDLDIEESGTGEPSASDAAAGDAGTEDFPADREEGQR; encoded by the coding sequence ATGACGCCGTTCGAGATCGTGCTGCTGGTGTGCGGCGCCGTGCTGGCCGTGACCAGCGTGTCGGTGGTGTACCGGATGATCGTGGGCCCCACCATCCTGGACCGCGCCGTCTCCAACGACGTGCTGGTGGTGCTGGTGGTGATGGCGATGGCCCTGTACACCGCGCACACCGGCGCCGGGTGGGCCGGCCCCGCGATGCTGGCCATGACGGGGCTCGCGTTCATCAGCACCGTCACCTTCGCCCGCTTCGTGGCCCGTGAGGTCGCGGCCGGTCAGCGGGAGATGCGGCGGCACAGCGAGGAGCCCGACACCACCAGCGGCCCTCTGGAAGCAGTGCACCTGCACCGCGGCGACGGCGGCCCCGAGAACCACATGATGGCGACGGCGGAGCATCCCGAGCGGGGGACCTTCGGTGTGGACGACGCGACCGCTGCCGGCTCGGGTGACCGCGCAGGGGAAGATCTGGACATCGAGGAATCGGGCACCGGCGAGCCCTCCGCTTCGGATGCCGCAGCTGGGGATGCCGGAACCGAGGATTTCCCCGCAGACCGTGAGGAGGGGCAGCGATGA
- a CDS encoding Na+/H+ antiporter subunit D produces MSMELLLALPVLLPLGGAAVTLLLRHHLRIQLGVTILTLLVNFTVALVLAYYVNAESVLVLQIGNWTPQLGIVLVADRLTALMLVVSTFVTFAVLIYSSAQSVSENTARTPVAIYHPTYLALVAGVSMAFLAGDLFNLYVGFEVLLSASYVLLTLGGSASRIRAATTYVIVSLLSSVIFLSGIAFIYAAVGTVNMAELAVRLDMLEPGTRMALELVLLVAFAIKAAIFPLSAWLPDSYPTAPAPVTAVFAGLLTKVGIYAILRLETLLFPASQISNLLLAAAGLSLMIGIFGAVAQTDLKRVLSFTLVSHMGYMLFGIGLTTKLGMAATIYYVAHHITVQSTMFLAAGLIEHRGGTTNLIRLGGLAKLAPVIAILFFIPAMNLAGIPPFSGFIGKVGLIQAGIEYDSTAAWILIVVSVLTSLLTLYAIAKIWNRAFWQEPDQDVLENDKPMPKVMIGATSAMVAFSIALTVFAGPIMRYADEAAEAVLERKPYVSAVLGDEAADQLVYHIGSEGQKVVE; encoded by the coding sequence ATGAGCATGGAACTGCTGCTGGCCCTTCCCGTGCTGCTGCCCCTGGGCGGCGCCGCGGTCACCCTGCTGCTGCGCCACCACCTGCGGATCCAGCTGGGGGTGACCATCCTGACGCTGCTGGTGAACTTCACCGTGGCCCTGGTGCTGGCCTACTACGTCAACGCCGAGAGCGTGCTGGTGCTCCAGATCGGCAACTGGACCCCGCAGCTGGGGATCGTGCTGGTGGCAGACAGGCTCACGGCGCTGATGCTGGTGGTCTCCACCTTCGTCACCTTCGCGGTGCTGATCTACTCAAGCGCCCAGTCGGTCAGTGAGAACACCGCCCGCACACCGGTGGCGATCTACCACCCCACCTACCTGGCGCTGGTGGCGGGCGTGTCCATGGCGTTCCTCGCCGGCGACCTGTTCAACCTGTACGTGGGCTTCGAGGTGCTGCTCTCGGCCAGCTATGTGCTGCTGACCTTGGGCGGTTCCGCGTCCCGGATCAGAGCCGCCACGACGTACGTGATCGTCTCGCTGCTCAGCTCGGTGATCTTCCTGTCCGGCATCGCGTTCATCTACGCCGCGGTGGGCACCGTGAACATGGCCGAGCTGGCGGTGCGGCTGGACATGCTGGAGCCGGGCACCCGGATGGCCCTGGAGCTGGTGCTGCTGGTGGCGTTCGCGATCAAGGCCGCAATATTCCCGCTGAGCGCCTGGCTGCCGGACTCGTACCCCACCGCTCCCGCGCCGGTGACCGCCGTGTTCGCGGGCCTGCTGACCAAGGTGGGCATCTACGCGATCCTGCGCCTGGAGACTCTGCTGTTCCCCGCCTCGCAGATCTCCAACCTGCTGCTGGCCGCCGCCGGGCTGAGCCTGATGATCGGCATCTTCGGTGCGGTTGCGCAGACGGACCTCAAGCGAGTGCTGTCCTTCACCCTGGTCTCCCACATGGGCTACATGCTGTTCGGCATCGGCCTGACCACCAAGCTGGGCATGGCCGCCACCATCTACTACGTGGCCCACCACATCACCGTGCAGTCCACGATGTTCCTGGCAGCCGGGCTGATCGAGCACCGGGGCGGCACCACCAACCTGATCCGCCTGGGCGGGCTGGCGAAGCTCGCCCCCGTGATCGCGATCCTGTTCTTCATCCCCGCGATGAACCTGGCCGGCATCCCGCCGTTCTCCGGCTTCATCGGCAAGGTGGGCCTGATCCAGGCCGGCATCGAGTACGACAGCACCGCCGCGTGGATCCTGATCGTGGTCAGCGTGCTCACCAGCCTGCTCACCCTGTACGCGATCGCCAAGATCTGGAACCGTGCGTTCTGGCAGGAGCCCGATCAGGACGTCCTGGAGAACGACAAGCCGATGCCGAAGGTGATGATCGGCGCCACCAGCGCCATGGTGGCCTTCTCGATCGCCCTGACCGTCTTCGCCGGCCCCATCATGCGCTACGCCGACGAGGCCGCCGAGGCCGTGCTGGAGCGCAAGCCCTACGTCAGCGCCGTGCTCGGTGACGAAGCGGCCGACCAGCTCGTCTACCACATCGGCTCCGAGGGCCAGAAGGTGGTGGAGTGA